In Cicer arietinum cultivar CDC Frontier isolate Library 1 chromosome 1, Cicar.CDCFrontier_v2.0, whole genome shotgun sequence, one DNA window encodes the following:
- the LOC140920240 gene encoding uncharacterized protein: MEKRFVKSDKAETSSLLQNLISMKYQGKGNIREHIMMMSNIASKLKGLKLELSDDLLIHLVLLSLPSQFSQFKVTYNCQKEKWTLNELISLCVQEEDRLKQDRTESAHFTSISKYKGKRKRIEEPKNKSAAKGPEQKKQTKDNNCFFCKSSGHVKKDCAKYHAWRVKKGLPELPKA, translated from the exons atggaaaaacgctttgtaaaaagtgataaggctgaaacaagttctttgcttcagaatttaatttccatgaagtatcaaggcaagggaaatataagagagcacattatgatgatgtccaacattgcttctaagcttaaaggtctaaagcttgagttgtcagatgacttactcattcatttagtattgctgtctcttccttcgcaattcagtcagtttaaggtgacttataattgtcaaaaggagaaatggactcttaatgagctcatttcattatgtgtgcaagaagaggacaggctgaagcaagataggactgaaagtgctcactttactagcatctctaaatacaagggcaaaaggaaaagaattgaggagcccaagaacaaatctgctgctaagggtccagaacaaaagaaacagactaaggataacaactgcttcttctgcaagagttctggacacgtgaagaaggattgtgccaaatatcacgcttggcgtgttaagaaag ggttgcctgaacttccgaaagcctag
- the LOC101492926 gene encoding scopoletin 8-hydroxylase, whose translation MALISNSSNSLYNFVVKDGNGVKGLVDSGLSQVPKLYIQPLNERINKVDSKPCDMPPIDLSKLNGPEHEKVVDEIVRAAETLGFFQVVNHCVPLELLESLKDSAHTFFNLPPKEKVVYRKSVSPSLKMRYETSFAPETENVLEWKDYINMVYSNDDDALQYWPSQCKEVALEYLKLSSKIVREMLEILIGKLGVEVDESKIEDIFGLKMVNMNYYPACPNPELTVGVGRHSDMGTLTVLLQDGIGGLYVKTEEDNAHGNGEWLQILPIHGALVINVGDALQILSNGKYKSSEHRVMTPSTQSRVSVPLFTLPIPTLRIGPFPELVKKDGFAFYRELLWQDYMDHFFGNPHEGKKNLDFAKISFS comes from the exons ATGGCACTAATTTCAAACTCTTCAAATTCATTGTACAACTTTGTTGTCAAAGATGGCAATGGAGTGAAAGGTTTAGTTGATTCAGGTTTATCACAAGTTCCAAAATTGTACATACAACCCTTAAATGAAAGAATCAACAAAGTAGATTCAAAACCATGTGATATGCCAccaattgatttatcaaagcTGAATGGACCAGAACATGAAAAAGTTGTGGATGAGATTGTTAGAGCAGCTGAGACTCTTGGATTCTTTCAAGTAGTGAACCATTGTGTTCCTTTGGAGTTGTTGGAATCACTTAAAGATTCTGCACACACATTTTTCAACTTGCCACCAAAGGAGAAAGTTGTTTATAGAAAAAGTGTGAGTCCAAGTTTGAAGATGAGATATGAGACTAGTTTTGCTCCTGAGACAGAAAATGTGTTGGAATGGAAAGACTATATTAATATGGTATATAGTAATGATGATGATGCTCTTCAATATTGGCCTAGTCAATGCAA GGAAGTTGCACTTGAATATTTGAAGTTATCATCCAAGATAGTAAGAGAAATGTTGGAAATATTAATAGGTAAACTAGGAGTGGAAGTAGATGAATCAAAAATCGAGgatatttttggtttaaaaatggTTAACATGAATTACTACCCAGCATGCCCAAATCCAGAACTTACTGTGGGTGTAGGGCGTCACTCAGACATGGGGACTCTCACAGTGTTGCTCCAAGATGGAATTGGTGGCTTATATGTCAAAACAGAGGAAGATAATGCTCATGGAAATGGAGAATGGCTTCAAATTTTACCAATTCATGGTGCTCTTGTCATCAATGTTGGTGATGCTTTACAG ATACTAAGCAATGGGAAGTATAAGAGTTCTGAACACAGAGTAATGACACCATCCACCCAATCGAGAGTATCTGTTCCACTCTTCACTCTACCTATACCTACACTGAGGATTGGTCCATTTCCAGAATTGGTGAAGAAAGATGGATTTGCTTTTTATAGGGAACTCCTATGGCAGGATTACATGGATCACTTCTTTGGCAATCCTCATGAAGGAAAGAAGAATCTTGATTTTGCAAAGATCagtttttcttaa